CGGCAACGGCCTCCTGGAGTATTCAGAGGTCAGCCAGTATGTCAGCGAGTCCCAGTTTAACATGGTGGACTTCAACGGCAACGGCGTGATTGACTGCCGGGACGTGGACACGATTCTTGGCGGCGGATGGATTCCCTTCCCCCTTGAGGGTGAGCCGGAAGGGGAGCCCGAAGGCGAGCCGGACCCGAATGTCTGCCCCATCCCCGAGTTGGGAGACTTGGCCGTGGTGCTGGCGATGGGCCTGTTTGACGCCGACGGCGATGGTGTTGTCAGCCGGGAGGAGGCCGACGCCATTCCCATCAGTTCGGCCGTGCCCTGGTTCGATTTTGTGGACGCCAACAGTGACGGCATGCTGCAAGCGGAGGAGTTCGGCGTCGTTGCCCAGATGATTCCGGTCACCGGGCTGCTCGGCATTGACCGGAACAACAATGGTGTCATCGAGTACGCCGAAGTGTCCGCCTTTGTCTCCCCCGAACAGTTCCTCCAGGTGGATGTGAACGGGGACGGCGTGGTGGACTGCCATGACATAGAACTGCTGCTTGAGGACACGGGTGAAGGTGAGGGCGAACCCACCGAAGGCGAGGGCGAACCCACTGAGGAGGGCGAGGGCGAACCCACTGAGGAGGGTGAGGGCGAACCCGTTGAAGGCGAAGGCGAACCCACTGAGGAGGGTGAGGGTGAAGGCGAAGACGGCGGTACGGGCGGTCTGGACTGGTTTGCCGATGTGCTGGAACGTCTGCAGGGTTCCGGAGACGTTTCCGCCCTGCTTGAGGACGCTTTTGCCCTGCTGGACACGGACGGGGACGACGCCCTGTCCCTCGCCGAAATCACCGCGCGCATCGCGCTTCCCCCGGCGGTTTTCCGCACCATAGACGGCAACGGTGACGGCCTGATCACCTGGGACGAGATAGACGCGGTCCGCGGCCGCATGAACCAGGACCCGGACGCCCTGGTGACGCTTGCGCGGCGCGTGGCCGGACGGTTTGGCGGCCAGTTCTTCCAGCCCGGCGAGCCGGTCCGGGTCACCCTGCGTCTTGCGAAGCGCGGCGCGGGCCTGCTCCGCGAACTGCGCCTGGTGGAGATGCTGCCCGAGGGCTGGACGCTTGGCAACCTCATCGAGGCGGCGGGCGGCAGCCTGGTGAAGGCCGGTGTGGCGGAGAACGCACTGGTCCTCACGTGGGCCAATGTGGTTCCCTTCCCGCTGGAGATCGTGTATGAGGCGGTGCCCCCGTCCGAAAACAGCGGCGCGGGGACCCTTACGGGCCAGGCGGACTATGTCACCGGGGACGGCGCCGCGTTTAGCACGGGCATTG
This sequence is a window from Candidatus Hydrogenedentota bacterium. Protein-coding genes within it:
- a CDS encoding EF-hand domain-containing protein, with the translated sequence MLEDAFALLDTDGDDALSLAEITARIALPPAVFRTIDGNGDGLITWDEIDAVRGRMNQDPDALVTLARRVAGRFGGQFFQPGEPVRVTLRLAKRGAGLLRELRLVEMLPEGWTLGNLIEAAGGSLVKAGVAENALVLTWANVVPFPLEIVYEAVPPSENSGAGTLTGQADYVTGDGAAFSTGIVPTILAEALSEAMAHSADTNRDWRIALNELLRVVQLYNAGAYHGSDGTEDGFAPGPGGPGARFHSGDLDSNWNFSISELLRVVQLFNSRSGAYYVAEGTEDGYIPGVY